The Euphorbia lathyris chromosome 2, ddEupLath1.1, whole genome shotgun sequence genome includes a window with the following:
- the LOC136218126 gene encoding uncharacterized protein isoform X1, whose protein sequence is MSNSTQTIFTLSVLALYCLLGLGFGSIFGEALKIPFRPKDVLPILPRQISWPVLNNLHSPVDLMPYFVGTVAPNNGSINWKGACFYENEARLDFTEGDRDSTGLGGGILYLNTSEAHSWTCMDLYVFATPYRIMWDYYFSAREHTLKFESWEEAAEMEYVKQHGVSVFLMPAGMMGTLLSLVDVLPLFSNTAWGQNANLAFLEKHMGATFEKRPQPWKSTINPADVHSGDFLALSKIRGRWGGFESLEKWVTGAFAGHTSVCLKDEKGNLWVGESGHENEKGEEIIAIVPWDEWWELSLKDSSNPQIALLPLHPDVRAKFNSTAAWEYARSMSGKPYGYHNMIFSWIDTLADNYPPPLDAHLVISVMSMWTRVQPAYAANMWNEALNKRLGTEDLDLYGILSEVEKRGIAFDDLLTAPEQDDWIYSDGKSTTCVAFILAMYKEAGVFNPISSSIQVTEFTIRDAYMLKIFENNATRLPAWCDNDEGRLTFCQILGEYRMELPDYNTIEPYANMNENCPSLPPIYDRPIRC, encoded by the exons ATGTCTAATTCAACCCAGACGATATTTACTTTATCAGTATTAGCTTTATACTGTCTTTTAGGGTTAGGGTTCGGTTCAATTTTTGGTGAAGCTTTGAAGATTCCTTTCAGGCCTAAAGATGTGCTTCCGATTTTGCCCCGTCAGATATCCTGGCCGGTACTTAACAATCTCCACAGTCCTGTTGATTTGATGCCCTATTTTGTTGGCACAGTCGCTCCAAATAACGGCTCTATTAACTGGAAAGGAGCTTGCTTTTATGAGAATGAAGCTCGCCTTGACTTCACCGAAGGCGATCGAGACAGTACTGGCTTGGGAGGCGGCATTCTCTATCTTAAT ACATCTGAAGCACACAGCTGGACTTGCATGGATTTATACGTTTTTGCCACACCATATAGAATCATGTGGGACTACTACTTTTCTGCACGGGAGCACACTTTGAAGTTCGAGTCATGGGAAGAAGCTGCAGAAATGGAATat GTGAAGCAACATGGAGTTTCTGTTTTCCTCATGCCAGCGGGAATGATGGGGACTCTGCTTTCATTAGTAGATGTCTTGCCTCTATTCTCTAATACTGCATGGGGTCAGAATGCTAACTTGGCTTTTTTAGAGAAGCACATGGGTGCCACATTTGAGAAACGTCCTCAGCCATGGAAATCAACAATTAATCCTGCTGATGTTCATTCTGGGGATTTTCTAGCCTTGTCAAAGATCCGTGGTCGTTGGGGTGGATTTGAGTCGTTGGAGAAATGGGTGACTGGTGCATTTGCTGGTCATACATCAGTTTGCTTGAAGGATGAAAAGGGTAATCTCTGGGTTGGTGAATCAGGACATGAGAATGAAAAG GGTGAAGAGATTATAGCAATAGTTCCATGGGATGAATGGTGGGAACTATCTCTGAAAGATAGTTCGAATCCACAAATAGCTTTGCTTCCTTTACATCCGGATGTGCGTGCTAAGTTCAACTCCACTGCAGCTTGGGAGTATGCTCGGAGCATGTCAGGGAAGCCATATGGTTACCACAACATGATATTTAGTTGGATTGACACACTAGCTGATAACTATCCGCCTCCTCTTGATGCTCACTTG GTGATTTCTGTCATGTCTATGTGGACTAGGGTGCAGCCTGCTTATGCTGCAAACATGTGGAATGAAGCCCTAAATAAACGATTAGGGACTGAG GATTTGGACTTGTATGGGATTCTATCAGAGGTTGAAAAACGTGGCATAGCCTTTGATGATTTGCTTACAGCTCCAGAACAAGATGATTGGATATATAGTGATGGTAAATCAACAACATGTGTAGCCTTTATCCTTGCAATGTACAAGGAAGCTGGAGTCTTCAATCCCATTTCCAGCAGCATTCAAGTAACCGAATTCACT ATTCGCGATGCTTACATGCTTAAAATTTTTGAGAACAACGCAACTCGCTTGCCTGCTTGGTGTGATAATGACGAAGGTCGTCTCACATTCTGTCAGATTCTTGGTGAATACCGGATGGAGTTGCCTGATTACAACACCATAGAGCCTTATGCCAATATGAACGAGAACTGCCCATCCTTGCCTCCCATTTACGATAGGCCAATTCGATGCTAG
- the LOC136218126 gene encoding uncharacterized protein isoform X2, with amino-acid sequence MSNSTQTIFTLSVLALYCLLGLGFGSIFGEALKIPFRPKDVLPILPRQISWPVLNNLHSPVDLMPYFVGTVAPNNGSINWKGACFYENEARLDFTEGDRDSTGLGGGILYLNVKQHGVSVFLMPAGMMGTLLSLVDVLPLFSNTAWGQNANLAFLEKHMGATFEKRPQPWKSTINPADVHSGDFLALSKIRGRWGGFESLEKWVTGAFAGHTSVCLKDEKGNLWVGESGHENEKGEEIIAIVPWDEWWELSLKDSSNPQIALLPLHPDVRAKFNSTAAWEYARSMSGKPYGYHNMIFSWIDTLADNYPPPLDAHLVISVMSMWTRVQPAYAANMWNEALNKRLGTEDLDLYGILSEVEKRGIAFDDLLTAPEQDDWIYSDGKSTTCVAFILAMYKEAGVFNPISSSIQVTEFTIRDAYMLKIFENNATRLPAWCDNDEGRLTFCQILGEYRMELPDYNTIEPYANMNENCPSLPPIYDRPIRC; translated from the exons ATGTCTAATTCAACCCAGACGATATTTACTTTATCAGTATTAGCTTTATACTGTCTTTTAGGGTTAGGGTTCGGTTCAATTTTTGGTGAAGCTTTGAAGATTCCTTTCAGGCCTAAAGATGTGCTTCCGATTTTGCCCCGTCAGATATCCTGGCCGGTACTTAACAATCTCCACAGTCCTGTTGATTTGATGCCCTATTTTGTTGGCACAGTCGCTCCAAATAACGGCTCTATTAACTGGAAAGGAGCTTGCTTTTATGAGAATGAAGCTCGCCTTGACTTCACCGAAGGCGATCGAGACAGTACTGGCTTGGGAGGCGGCATTCTCTATCTTAAT GTGAAGCAACATGGAGTTTCTGTTTTCCTCATGCCAGCGGGAATGATGGGGACTCTGCTTTCATTAGTAGATGTCTTGCCTCTATTCTCTAATACTGCATGGGGTCAGAATGCTAACTTGGCTTTTTTAGAGAAGCACATGGGTGCCACATTTGAGAAACGTCCTCAGCCATGGAAATCAACAATTAATCCTGCTGATGTTCATTCTGGGGATTTTCTAGCCTTGTCAAAGATCCGTGGTCGTTGGGGTGGATTTGAGTCGTTGGAGAAATGGGTGACTGGTGCATTTGCTGGTCATACATCAGTTTGCTTGAAGGATGAAAAGGGTAATCTCTGGGTTGGTGAATCAGGACATGAGAATGAAAAG GGTGAAGAGATTATAGCAATAGTTCCATGGGATGAATGGTGGGAACTATCTCTGAAAGATAGTTCGAATCCACAAATAGCTTTGCTTCCTTTACATCCGGATGTGCGTGCTAAGTTCAACTCCACTGCAGCTTGGGAGTATGCTCGGAGCATGTCAGGGAAGCCATATGGTTACCACAACATGATATTTAGTTGGATTGACACACTAGCTGATAACTATCCGCCTCCTCTTGATGCTCACTTG GTGATTTCTGTCATGTCTATGTGGACTAGGGTGCAGCCTGCTTATGCTGCAAACATGTGGAATGAAGCCCTAAATAAACGATTAGGGACTGAG GATTTGGACTTGTATGGGATTCTATCAGAGGTTGAAAAACGTGGCATAGCCTTTGATGATTTGCTTACAGCTCCAGAACAAGATGATTGGATATATAGTGATGGTAAATCAACAACATGTGTAGCCTTTATCCTTGCAATGTACAAGGAAGCTGGAGTCTTCAATCCCATTTCCAGCAGCATTCAAGTAACCGAATTCACT ATTCGCGATGCTTACATGCTTAAAATTTTTGAGAACAACGCAACTCGCTTGCCTGCTTGGTGTGATAATGACGAAGGTCGTCTCACATTCTGTCAGATTCTTGGTGAATACCGGATGGAGTTGCCTGATTACAACACCATAGAGCCTTATGCCAATATGAACGAGAACTGCCCATCCTTGCCTCCCATTTACGATAGGCCAATTCGATGCTAG
- the LOC136220434 gene encoding non-functional NADPH-dependent codeinone reductase 2-like produces MEGDSLINIPEVILTCNGRRMPLLGMGTATSPLVSSDEIKTVIVQAIEVGYRHFDTATLYLTEEPLGEAIAEALSRGLIKSRDELFITTKLWCSDAHPDLVVPALNKSLKDLQLEYIDLYVIHWPVSSRPGIYEYPIKKEDFLPMDFKGIWTAMEECYKLGLTKSIGVSNFSCKKLSDILGMAEIPPAVNQVEINPLWQQKKQMEFCKSNGIVLAAYAPLGGINNKVMENEVLKEIATAKGKSTAQICLRWAYEQGVCVLVKSFNKERMRENLDIFNWTLSEEETKKINDIPQQRGQTGQDYISEDGPFKSLEELWDGEI; encoded by the exons ATGGAAGGAGATTCATTGATAAATATACCAGAAGTAATTCTGACCTGTAATGGAAGAAGAATGCCATTACTGGGAATGGGAACAGCAACATCTCCATTAGTTTCATCAGATGAGATAAAAACAGTGATAGTGCAAGCTATTGAGGTTGGTTATAGACATTTTGATACAGCTACTCTTTATTTAACAGAAGAGCCTCTCGGAGAAGCCATTGCTGAAGCTTTATCTCGAGGTCTTATTAAATCCAGAGATGAGCTTTTTATTACCACCAAACTATGGTGCAGCGATGCTCATCCTGATCTTGTTGTTCCTGCACTCAACAAGAGTCTCAA GGATCTTCAATTGGAGTACATAGACCTATATGTAATCCATTGGCCAGTGAGCTCGAGACCAGGAATCTATGAATATCCAATAAAGAAAGAAGACTTTCTACCAATGGATTTCAAAGGTATATGGACAGCTATGGAAGAGTGTTATAAGCTTGGTTTAACAAAATCAATTGGTGTGAGCAATTTTTCATGTAAGAAGTTATCAGACATTCTAGGCATGGCAGAGATCCCACCAGCAGTTAATCAGGTAGAAATAAACCCACTTTGGCAACAAAAGAAACAGATGGAATTCTGTAAGAGCAATGGGATTGTTTTAGCAGCTTATGCTCCTTTAGGAGGAATCAATAACAAGGTTATGGAGAATGAAGTTTTGAAAGAGATTGCAACTGCCAAAGGGAAGAGCACTGCTCAG ATATGCCTGAGGTGGGCATATGAACAGGGAGTGTGTGTGTTGGTGAAGAGTTTCAACAAGGAGAGGATGAGAGAAAATCTGGATATATTCAACTGGACATTATCAGAAGAAGAAACCAAGAAAATAAATGACATTCCTCAGCAAAGAGGACAAACTGGCCAAGATTATATATCTGAGGATGGTCCTTTCAAGTCTCTTGAGGAGCTTTGGGATggagaaatttga
- the LOC136218125 gene encoding uncharacterized protein — MECAGRGRAARCTGPPTRRCGRCGAVAYCSVSHQISHWTDHKEECERLEQQMKRVDELNDFPFTFAREATFEVFEKHETRCSFLSKRGLHRLGMWMFECCCGASLASFDCLRSRDEGWNLSNEQCPCHGPVSPAKHLTSWMDYYDWRRIPLHSPVGLILHWPLTIYHAIQVAPLRSSTIESCNELCIHYLGPEKELLQLAAFGELHALFPRMKVRIELIGPAIPDNWDGQKVHLHSYAQCSDTECPCRHSSKNVNSNTVTNTDKSSKVTIQFHRGYYHDCYRDLMQASAPHIIVAPNAGIAAYTSWLPTLELIKEIDVPAVFSDYCEEACHLAACCITSVTKRPLSIPIQINPFRQPMVVEDSPLLVPCYSNCFIFGM, encoded by the exons ATGGAATGCGCCGGAAGGGGCCGGGCCGCTCGGTGCACTGGTCCACCTACAAGACGGTGCGGTCGATGTGGCGCTGTTGCTTATTGCTCTGTCTCTCACCAG ATTTCTCATTGGACTGACCATAAAGAAGAGTGTGAAAGACTAGAGCAACAAATGAAGCGTGTAGATGAATTGAATGATTTCCCTTTCACTTTTGCTCGAGAAGCTACATTTGAG gtTTTTGAAAAGCATGAGACTAGATGCTCGTTCTTGAGCAAAAGAGGCCTTCATCGATTGGGGATGTGGATGTTTGAGTGCTGCTGTGGTGCATCGCTTGCTTCTTTCGATTGTTTAAG GTCAAGGGATGAAGGATGGAATCTCTCCAATGAACAATGCCCATGTCATG GGCCTGTATCTCCAGCAAAGCATTTAACTAGCTGGATGGATTACTATGATTGGAGACGCATTCCATTACATTCACCTGTTGGTTTGATTCTTCACTGG CCACTTACTATTTATCATGCCATTCAAGTTGCTCCTCTGAGAAGCTCAACTATTGAAAGCTGTAACGAATTGTGCATACACTATCTTG GGCCTGAAAAAGAGCTTCTACAATTGGCTGCTTTTGGGGAGTTGCATGCACTTTTTCCCCGCATGAAGGTTCGTATAGAACTCATTGGACCAGCAATTCCAGATAATTG GGATGGTCAGAAAGTTCATCTCCACAGTTACGCTCAATGCTCGGATACAGAGTGCCCTTGCAGGCATTCAAGCAAAAATGTGAACAGCAACACAGTTACTAATACTGATAAATCTTCAAAAGTGACGATCCAGTTTCATAGAGGATACTACCATGATTGTTACAGAGATTTAATGCAG GCTTCAGCTCCTCATATAATTGTTGCTCCAAATGCTGGAATTGCTGCTTATACGAGTTGGTTACCTACTCTT GAGTTGATAAAAGAGATAGATGTCCCGGCAGTGTTTTCTGATTACTGCGAAGAAGCTTGCCATCTGGCAGCATGCTGTATAACCAGTGTAACTAAACGCCCTCTCAGCATTCCG ATTCAAATAAATCCTTTCAGGCAGCCAATGGTGGTAGAAGATAGCCCCCTGCTTGTGCCTTGCTATTCCAATTGCTTTATATTTGGGATGTAA
- the LOC136218127 gene encoding non-functional NADPH-dependent codeinone reductase 2-like, whose product MESNSLIEIPQVVLRSTGCRMPVFGMGTAASPRVPSEQTKAAIIEAIKIGYRHFDTASFYLTEEPLGEAIAEALSLGLIQSRDDLFITTKLWCPDAHPHLVLPSLHKSLKALHLDYVDLYLIHWPVSSTPGIYEFPIKEQHFLPMDFKGVWEAMENCQKLGLAKSIGVSNFSCKKLSDILAIAEIPPAVNQVEINPLWRQKKLIEFCKENGIILTAYAPLGANGTAWGSNRVLTNEVLKEIAISKGKSLPQICLRWGYEQGICVLVKSFNKERMKQNIDIFNWTLSDEEHEKINEIPQSRGSPGEKFISNNGPIKTLEELWDGEI is encoded by the exons ATGGAAAGCAATTCCTTGATTGAGATCCCTCAAGTTGTTCTCAGATCAACCGGGTGTAGAATGCCAGTGTTTGGGATGGGCACTGCCGCTTCACCTAGGGTACCATCCGAGCAAACTAAAGCTGCCATTATCGAAGCAATCAAGATCGGTTACAGACACTTTGATACTGCTTCGTTTTATCTAACTGAGGAACCATTAGGTGAAGCCATAGCTGAAGCATTATCTCTCGGCCTTATTCAATCCAGGGATGACCTCTTCATCACCACCAAACTATGGTGCCCCGACGCTCATCCtcatcttgttcttccttctctccacAAAAGTCTCAAGGCGCTTCACTTGGATTACGTTGATCTTTACCTGATTCATTGGCCAGTGAGTTCTACACCAGGAATCTATGAGTTTCCAATTAAGGAACAGCATTTCTTACCTATGGATTTCAAAGGTGTATGGGAAGCCATGGAAAACTGCCAGAAACTTGGTCTTGCTAAATCTATAGGAGTCAGTAATTTCTCCTGTAAAAAGCTATCAGACATTCTTGCTATTGCAGAGATCCCTCCAGCTGTTAATCAA GTGGAGATAAACCCGCTCTGGCGACAAAAGAAGCTGATTGAATTCTGCAAGGAAAATGGAATTATATTGACTGCTTATGCACCTTTAGGAGCTAATGGAACCGCTTGGGGCAGCAACAGAGTTTTGACTAATGAAGTCCTCAAAGAGATTGCAATTTCTAAAGGAAAATCTCTTCCACAG ATATGCCTGAGATGGGGATACGAGCAGGGAATATGTGTGTTGGTGAAAAGCTtcaacaaggaaagaatgaaaCAGAATATCGACATCTTCAACTGGACACTAAGCGATGAAGAACACGAGAAAATCAACGAGATTCCCCAGAGCAGAGGATCTCCTGGCGAAAAATTCATATCAAATAATGGGCCTATCAAGACACTGGAGGAGTTGTGGGAtggtgaaatttga